One region of Salvia miltiorrhiza cultivar Shanhuang (shh) chromosome 3, IMPLAD_Smil_shh, whole genome shotgun sequence genomic DNA includes:
- the LOC131015131 gene encoding cleavage stimulation factor subunit 77 isoform X2 has product MIRRELRVKKRLRKLLNSCLTMLAQTTLEESQRMTTIRKIYQRAIVMPTHHVEQLWRDYENFENSVSRALAKGLVTEYQPKYNSARAVYRERKKYVDEIDWNMLTVPPSGTPKEEMQWVAWKKLLSFEKGNPQRIDNASANKRITFAYEQCLMYLYHYPDIWYDYAMWHAINGSQDSAIKVFQRALKALPDSEMLKYAYAELEETRGAAQAAKKVYESLLGDGVNATALSHIQFIRFIRRTEGVEAARKYFLDARKSPNCTYHVYVAYAMMAFCLDKDAKLAHNIFEAGLKRFMHEPSYILEYADFLCRLNDDRNIRALFERALSSLPPDESVEVWKRFTQFEQTYGDLTSMLKVEQRRKEALCRMTENGESILENSLQDVISRYSFMDLWPCSTKDLDHLSRQEWLFKNVNKKIENPAPVNGPSSADRTIPDIPINSNISGKIVYPDVSRMVIYGPGQKPGITTPMVSGVSSTLPNGISGGGATAINDTLKSLPPTLAVFVSNLPAVEGPSPDVDFVISICLQSNIPSASVKPSAPQQLPSGPAPSTSDVSGSSKLRQTRDRQTGKRKGTERQDDDDTSTIQSQPLPKDAFKIRQLQKALATNSRAGGASSRTGGTSSRTGGSASYGSGFSGDFSGSSG; this is encoded by the exons GCACAAACAACTTTAGAAGAATCGCAGCGGATGACTACCATACGTAAAATATATCAGAGGGCTATTGTTATGCCTACTCACCATGTTGAACAACTTTGGAGAGACTATGAGAATTTTGAGAATTCAGTGAGCCGTGCACTG GCAAAAGGGTTGGTGACTGAATATCAGCCAAAATATAACAGTGCAAGGGCTGTTTACCGTGAACGTAAGAAGTATGTTGATGAAATTGACTGGAATATGCTAACTGTTCCTCCTTCTGGTACTCCTAAG GAGGAAATGCAATGGGTGGCCTGGAAAAAGTTATTAAGTTTTGAGAA AGGTAATCCACAGAGAATTGACAATGCGTCAGCAAATAAAAGAATAACATTTGCTTATGAGCAG TGCCTCATGTACTTGTATCATTACCCTGATATATGGTACGATTATGCCATGTGGCATGCCATAAATGGTTCACAAGACTCAGCAATTAAAGTTTTTCAACGTGCATTGAAGGCTCTTCCTG ATTCAGAAATGCTAAAGTATGCCTATGCTGAGCTAGAGGAGACTCGTGGAGCAGCTCAG GCTGCAAAAAAAGTGTATGAAAGTCTTCTAGGGGATGGCGTGAATGCAACAGCGTTATCACACATCCAG TTTATACGATTCATAAGGAGGACTGAAGGAGTTGAAGCTGCTCGCAAATACTTTCTGGATGCCCGTAAATCTCCAAACTGCACCTACCATGTTTACGTTGCATATGCAATGATGGCGTTCTGTCTAGATAAAGATGCAAAG CTTGCACACAATATATTTGAAGCAGGTCTCAAACGTTTTATGCATGAACCCAGCTACATTCTTGA ATATGCCGATTTCTTGTGCCGCTTGAATGACGATAGAAATATTCGTGCTTTGTTTGAGCGTGCTTTGAGCTCACTTCCACCCGATGAATCTGTTGAG GTTTGGAAAAGATTCACCCAATTCGAGCAGACGTATGGAGATCTTACCAGCATGTTAAAG GTTGAGCAAAGGAGGAAAGAAGCTTTATGCCGAATGACGGAGAATGGAGAATCAATTTTAGAAAATTCTCTGCAAGATGTCATTTCACGATATAGTTTCATGGATTTGTGGCCTTGCTCAACCAAGGACTTGGATCATTTGTCTCGGCAAGAG TGGCTCTTTAAAAATGTCAATAAGAAGATTGAAAATCCTGCTCCTGTAAATGGACCTAGCTCTGCAG ATCGGACCATACCGGACATTCCAATTAATTCAAATATTTCTGGCAAGATTGTTTATCCAGATGTATCAAGAATGGTGATTTATGGTCCTGGACAAAAGCCTG GGATCACTACCCCCATGGTATCAGGTGTTTCAAGCACGTTGCCAAATGGTATTAGTGGAGGAGGAGCAACTGCAATCAATGACACACTGAAATCCTTACCTCCAACATTGGCAGTCTTTGTATCAAATTTGCCAGCCGTTGAAG GTCCATCTCCCGATGTTGATTTTGTAATATCCATATGTTTGCAAAGCAACATACCATCTGCTAGTGTGAAACCCAGTGCACCTCAACAGTTGCCATCTGGACCTGCTCCAAGCACCAGTGATGTATCTGGTTCGAGCAAATTAAGACAAACGAGAGACAGACAAACTGGAAAGAGGAAAGGAACAGAGA GGCAAGATGATGATGACACATCTACTATCCAAAGCCAACCTCTACCTAAAGATGCTTTCAAGATACGGCAACTGCAGAAAGCGCTTGCCACTAATTCGCGTGCTGGTGGGGCTAGTTCTCGGACTGGTGGTACTAGTTCGCGAACTGGTGGTTCTGCATCATACGGGAGTGGATTTTCAGGCGATTTCTCGGGAAGCTCTGGTTGA